TTACACCTTTGAAGCCCTGACCCAGGAGCACGTTCCTGACCCCTACACAGCTGACCCACTCTGCACTACCACTGGCATGTTGCAGCTACTGACCACTGGCACAATGATACCGTTGCAGGCGATGCCGCGAGCAGAGTCGAACAAGTTCCAGACGGGTGTACAGGGCGCCACGTGGTGGAGAGCAGAGGTGCGCACGTGGTCCGTGTACTGCCTGGCGTACCCAAGGAGCCTCTCCACGTAGTCACGAACTTTCTGCCAGGGGAAATAACCACAGTTAGAACGCGACTCTTAAATAACCGGTTAAACAATGCTATTTAGAGTCGTTAAGGAAAAATAAGCACTAAATTCTCACATAATGTGTGGTAGAAGTTCGACTGGAACCCCGCTGGAAAAAGTTCACCCAGCTGGAAAAGTGTGGTGGGAAGGGGGTACGTGAGagcatgtgttttgtgtgtgtttattttttgTGTGTCTACAGGATCAAACTGTTAGCtcatggaccccgcctttttaatcgtcggttgtctaatgtaattCCTCTTGACCTATTTTTCTTTTATCATATCTACTGCATatttttctctaacacacacatacatccccaggatgcaacctgtAACAACTGTAActtccaggcacctatttactgctaaatgaactcgggtgaaagaaactatgcccaattGTTTCTGACTGGACGGGGGAATCGGACCCGGGCTCTTAGCACtaggaccccagagcgctgtccgctGGGCTGAggacatgcatgtgtgtgtaagaacctaagtgtagttacaggatgagagttacactcgtggtgtcccgtcttcccagcactctgtcaaaaCGGAATTATTGTCGGTTTTGGCCaccaccactttctcacctaacttgagtgtgaatttactatttttgtctgcagaatcgagctattcttGGATTACGCCTTTCTAACCAGTCTATTttttctattatgtctactaattATTTTTCTCTTAAACACACGCGCAcatcgccaggaagcagccaatagcagctgtctaactcacaagtacctatttactgctaggtgaacaggtggttGTGTTCCATCAGGCTCTGGTGAGTGTGGCAGTGTTCCAGCAGGATTCATATTAAAGCATTCATCGCcaaacacccaccaccgtcatcaaCTTTGTGAACATGTGCGCGTGGAggcctgtgtgtggggggggggtcacaaaGGGTAGAAAAGTTTGAACACAGACCGCAGCTGCGAGAGAGGAGCCATGACTGTGGAGGAAGTATTGGATGGTTCGCAGGTGGCCTGCGCTCTGGTTGATCTGACGCTGGAGTGGCATGGCTTCCATGTCCAGCGTCGCCACCTGGTACGAGACTTCCTCCTGTCGAAATACGGATTAATAGAAATTTGTCCTTGTGTGAGATACGAGTTAAAAAGTGCTAATATTTCATCAAGTCTTCTAATCATTTATTATCATATTTTTTTCAAGTGTTCTACAATGGGAAATTGTTTGCATAGTTAGCCGTGACAAGGGCGACATACCAGCTACATATGGGGAGTTAATTAACCCATTCATGGAGTTAATTAACTCCATGAATAGGTTAATTAAATGACACGCTGGAATGTTTTCCCTATTTTGGATAGATATTTGTGACCCCGAGGCACTGTCACAACAAGGCTGTATACTTGGGAGACTACCTTAACCTGTTGACACAACTCGCAGAAACGTGACGGTTAAAAATAATGACTACACACGTTGACAGGCTGGGACCGTTGACAGCCTGGGACCGTTGACAGGCCGGGACCGTTGACAGGCCGGGACCGAGGATTGAGCTACAAGGGGCCGAAGTGACAGGAGCCGGCTGTATCTAAATCGTATTCCCTTCATTAATTTCGAAGCTGAATAAGAGTTTAACTTCGTTTCTTCATTTCATTTATGAATATATACACAGCTCTCCGGCCGACTTTTCTTCAGTTCGTCATCAGTGTGTTTGTGTAGCAAACACACTGCTTGTGTTTGCCctgcttgtgtttgtgtgtgtgcttgttctAGCGTCCTTACTGTGTTCACTCCCAGCTGGTTCCCACTTTCCCTCCGGCCACTCCCACCATCTGGCTCCTCTGACAACGTCTTACCAGTGAGTCTATCAACTTCTTGATGCTACACTTATCTTCTCACGCTTAACTTTTGCCGCCCCTCTCTCTTCAATTTTCAACATTGTTCGTACCGTCATGCTTCAAAGGGTTTTCTTTTATCCCAAAACCTACTTATTCGACCTTAAATCCAGTGTCTAGTCTTCCAAATACGCGCAATTTGAATAATTTCCATAACTAACTCCGCGAACTGAACATGAAACGTGATGTGTGTCAAACACATCAATCTCGTTCATTCCTTCCCCTTTGCTACTGCCACTGCAGAGGTTTACTGTCTCCTGCTCGTCTCGACCTCTTTAATCAATACATTGGCGAAACTTTCCCTTCACTGACAAACTTGTACACTATGTCGTGGTCCGGAGGTGAAGTGCGCGACTTGGGAGTATACCCCCAGGTCGAGATTCGAATCCCCGCATTCCTCGTGTATGAGACACACATGTTAGATGAGAAGCAATACCTAGCGACAGGTTGAAGCAACACCTACCAGTACTTTGGCCGTCTAAGGAAGCAGTACCTTGCGCTTCTCTAGGGGGTAGAGGGTGTTAGTGATGAGGTTTCTAGTGCGCGCCACCATCCTGAAGAGCTCGGCCGAGGCAGACACGGACCGCAACTGGCCCGCCACATTTTGCATCTGGTCGGAGAGCGCGGGCAAGCTCTTCTGCACCAGTGGCTTCTCCATCTGTGGAACGCACACTACACATTAATTTAACTTCCAAAAGATTTTCAAATCAAAACATTCAACATACATGCGCGCGAACACACCGCGCGCACGattaataaatttattttatCTTAAAAACTACAATTCCATACTTAAAAATTCCAAACTACCTGGCTGAGACTAGCACCTCCGCTCGCATGATTGATAGTTGAGTGCTGCACCACCGTACCATCACACCACACAAGCATGGGAGAGTATCAACTCATTGAACCCCTTTCACAGGTGCAGCCGGGATCATAAGGGATCACACCCCGCCCGTTTGGACACCAATCGGGCGTCCTCCCACTGAAGCGTGGGTTGAGAAAGGCAACAAGATAATACCCAACTCACGTCTTCAACTGGATTAGGATGCCCGAGTGGTATCCAGAGGGGCTGCCCATTCCAGGTCCCTTCCAGATTTTACTGCCCACAatggaatggaatgcattaggcagtgatgtggtggaggctgactccatacacagtttcaagtgtagatatgatagggcccagtaggctcgggaatctgtacaccagttgattgacagttgagaagcgggaccaaagagacaaagctcaacccccgcaagcacaaataggcgagtacaatctAGGCTATACATGAGGGTCTTCACTGTACGTAATCACCCACACTATGCCCATGTTAAGAGCCTCTCACTACACACGTTATCCTTTACATGCGATCATTCATGGGGTTTTACGAAAGGAAACAAATCTTAGGTATTCATTCAATAAATTCATATTAGGTCAGTGGACAGCTACAATTGAATTACTAAGTAGATAGGTTTAGTACATTCTTTTATAGTCACTAATACACCGGTTATATTCACACCTTTCATTTCGGACTACGAACTCACCTCCTTCCGGAAAGGTTCGAGGTCAATCTTGACTGAGCGAAGGAAATCGTTGAGGTGAGTCTCTGCCTCCAAGGAGAGGAACTCGATCTGGGAGAGGTTGATGCGGAGGTTGGCTAGTGTTTGTCTGAGGTCGAGCGTGGTGTGGGGGTCGAGCTCTCGCTCCACGTCGAAGTAGTGGCGCAGCTGGAACACCTGGTACGCGGCTCCACCTTCCTTACAGCGCCTCCACACCCAACACAACAcaattagttttatttaatatttaagcaGTCTTATAAGCACCTAAATATTTAGCACGTTTGCAAACTTAATTTTAATGTATAGACTTTTTTCCAGAAGGCTtctgggctgaacggtagagcgacggtctcgcttcatgcaggtcggcgttcaatccccgaccgtccaagtggttgggcaccattcctttccctcgccccatcccaaatccttatcctttccccttgataattccccccctccctccagaaGGCTTCTCAAATGAAAAACAACTAATATGTTGATATTTTTCATCTTGTAATGCACGTAAATGCAAGTTTTCTATcacgagagaatatatatatatatatatatatatatatatatatatatatatatatatatatatatatatacgaaataaAGTTATAGACAGACAGGCTTCACCTAACCAAGCCTGACTGTCCCTACTCAATCATTGTGTGCATCACATTATCGAGAGATTCCATGAATAGTTTCTACTCTCCAATCTCCAAGCGGACAAAACCTGCTCAAGTAATGTTTAATTAACGTAGAATCAAGAGTTATCAACGTAGATTCAGCGTTACATCGACGTAAGTCTCCTAAATTTTGccaggaaggagggggggagggggtacttCGAATACAGGTGTTTCGGTAATTATTCTCAACTGTCTCAGACACAGGGAAAGGAGCAGCCAGACGATCGAATCTATTTGTAATCTATTGTCTCTAGTGTCGTCTAGCCCATATCTTCATACGTTTGTGTTTATTGTTATAGAAAACATGTAAATCTTGGATGAAGTTGAACATTTCTGACGCATTtgtaaatcaatatatatatataacgagccCACCTGAGTTAGTGAGTGGCCCACCTGAGTGAGTTAGTGACCCACCTGATTTAGTCAGTGACCCACCTGAGTGAGTTAGTGGCCCACCTGAGTGAGTTAGTGACCCACCTGAGTTAGTGACATACCCACCTCACCTCGTCGACCCACCTGAGGACTTGACCAATGTTGAGATGAATATCGCGGCCCGGGTGGAGGACACTAGCGAGCAGGGGCCCCTGGCCAAGAAGCACCTCGGAGTGGTTGAGGAGCTGAGTAAGGATCGGGAAGTCGGGCTGGTCGTACAGTGGGCGGCATATGAAGGCGTGGGCGTGGCCagctaccacaaacaccaccgccaccaccgcccacaataATCCCGACAACACAAATATGAGGAACACGGATCTGTAAGACACGTATGACATGTTATGATACATTTATACTGGTCTTCGGTGAGTTGTGTATTGTTATGGCTTGTGCTTGATGGCAATGTTGCTGTTATCAGACATAGtactcacaacagcaactgtgtcAAGCCATTATAGCCATATTCACAACTGTAAGAAAATACAACATCCTTctgtaatattatattcaacaataCAACATGTTGCATTATACACTACTATAATCAAATAATGCTACTATACTGTATGCTATATTATACACCATTTTAACTAAATATAACCCAACCTACTGTATATTCTGTAATCAGTCAAATTATCGTCATTCAATATATTTTGGAGAATCAGAAATGTGTATTTTAAGTTTGATGTTCCAACAACaaattttgttatttttgttCGTCATATTTCAAACTCCAATCAATCATTCTCAACATAAAAGCATATTTTTGGGGGAGTGAGGAAATAATGTTTGATGAATATACTCAAAAAATTAAAATCTGTCTTTCATCTTCACACACTAaaacacaatgaattatcaaccCGTTTTCCCACTTAATGCACCTGTACGCTAGGGGACACGTCCAGTTGACTGAGGAAATAAAAGAGAGGGAATTTATACGTTTCTTTTACTAATGCTCATTGACGTCAGCAGATTCCTGGGACGAGGGTCTCAGGGGACCACCCACGCCAGGGGCCCAGAGGGCCACCCCTCGCCAGGGGCCCAGAGGGCCACCCCTCGCCAGGGGCCCAGAGGGCCACCCCTCGCCAGGGGCCCTGAGCCCACCCCCGCCTGGGGCCCTCAGAGGCCACCCACGCCTGGAATATGAACCACTCACATCACTACgtaactcacgaaatgaatgtctGGCCGGCGGAATTGGAGACGCAGGACCTGTCAGTGGGCGCCTGGTCTTGTGCGtggacacaacacccacaacacacgccCACAGTCATCACCGCCCACACCAACCCCAGGCACACGGTGATGCCTGCCACGGGAAAACAATTACTTTGAAAAATGGATTGttataaatattaaaatacagtgtgtgtgtactcacctagttgagtttgcgggggttgagctctggctctttggtcccgcctctcaaccgtcaatcaacaggtgtacagattcctgagcctatcgggctctatcatatctacacttgaaactgtgtatggagtcagcctccaccacatcatttcctaatgcattccatttgtccaccactctgacactaaaaaagttctttctaatatctctgtggctcatttgggcactcagtttccacctgtgtccccttgtacgtgatccccttgtgttaaatagactgtctttatctaccctatcaattccaatatgtgtgtgtgtgtgtgtgtgtgtgtgtgtgtgtgtgtgtgtgtgtgtgtgtgtgtgtgtgtgtgtgtgtgtgtgtgtgtgtatgtgtgtgtgtataattattCCCACAAAGTAAAAACACAAATACTATCAAATATCAAAGAATAGATTATAAATATTATCCAGAAATAGTATTTGTTGATCATGTGTTAACGGAGGAAATCGCCGGGAATGATTTAGGGCAATACATGgcaagtgtgagggagggaggacgtaCCTAGCCCGGTGTACCACCTGTAGTGGTCGTGGACCAGCAGGGCGGCGGTGGCCTCGTCCACCCGCCAGCTGAGGTCCTTGGTGCGCACTTCGAAGTCGAAGGCCACATCATCGAGGCTGTTCACCTTGGAGTACAGCCCTCCCCGGAAGGCGCGCATCACTCGCTTCGCGTCTGACACCCACCAAATCAGTTTTTCCTTTAGTGATGATCTTTTCATTTGGGAATAACTATCTTAAAAGTCTTCATTTAGTACAATGATTAATTTTTAATTGCCAGCATCACTGGGaccgtccaaaccgtttaattaaTAATTCAATCACTGCTGACACCTGTGTGCTAGGATTCGTAATAGCCTACTTCCACAATGTGCTGCCCGAACACCTCAGAGCAGCACATGCCATTCTCTGACCAGCGGAATATACAATTCCATATAAACGATCcataaatacaaaatatataaaacattTCAGAAAGGCAAATCAAAACCCTTCAAAAACAATAGCCCTAAATAATGTGATTTTGGGAGATATATATTAGTATTGTTGATGAAGGGACTCGGCAGGAGAGAGTGTAGGCAGACCTACCGTCCCTGGTGGTCCGGGTCACCACCTTCACGAAGCTGGGGATGTTGTCGAACTCGTACCTGGCCTGGCGGGCCATCTCCGTCAGGTTGTGCCTCTCTACCACTGACAACAGCCGAAGCTGCTCCGAGAAGGAGAACTGCAACAAGACAAGCAGGAGGGATTTAAGCCAGAGAAGCAGGAGggataaattaataatattaaccTAAACGATCATTAACCATGGAATAAAATATATCATTGTTTTCTCTCCTTCGTATTGGAGAAATATGAGCTCTAAATCTATCTCAAAATGTGTTCATTTGTTCAGTGTGCCTTGAAGGACTATGCTGGAGTTCCCGTCATCAGTCATCACACTGTTCGATGTTCTGTCATTCCTGTCAAGAGTGTAATTCTGGAACTGCTGTCAAGTCACGCATGAGGTCGTGTGACCTTCGACCTCACGCACCAGGTCGCCACAATAATTCGACACATTTAAGACAGGGAAATATATCAGTTTAACTTACACTGTCGAAGCGTGCTGCGAGGTCGAGGCCGCGATGATCAAGGCTGTTGCAGAGATCGGCGTCCTCGACGGAGCAGCGGGACACGAACCGCTGGATGTCAGCTGACAGCTCAACCAGGCGGTCCCGCAGCTGCACAACATACAATAATAACCACATATCTACAGCTGCCCAACATACAATATAAACCACAGATCTACAGCTGCACAACATACAATATTAACCACATATCTACAGCTGCACAACACACAGTATTGACCTCCATTTCTGGCTATCTTGCCCCGATAAAATGAGCATAGCTGGAAAAATTAAGTAATATCACATTATCGGCATTGTAGTAAGGAATCTCTTATCTAAGGCCCCATATTAAAAACATATCACACACGCCAATGACTGCACAAGTGATGTATGCCATCGTACCCCCTTAAATTACTCTTGATAGTTATAGGGGCTTAGCGTTTTATTTTTATAATTTCCTTACGTTACCCCTTAAATTCCAAGGCCTAAATTATAGTAATGAAAACGTTGGCGAAGGATATCTGATCTAGAATTCTTTCTTCCAATTATTATTAAAATCATACGCTACACACTGTACACGTTCATGGATAGTGTTTTAATTTTTGCAGAAAcgaaggaaaaaacatgtttcatACCTGCGGGAGGTCCCAGGGAAGGGGGGTAGCCTTACCTCTTCTGATCGCGCCGCAGCTAGTACGCGAGTATTCTCCAGCGACCGCATGCGGCCCGCTATCTCGCGGAAACCTGTCACAACATCCCTAGGTTAACTCTACGGACTTGGCTACATGTTCAAAATCAGctaagatatacaaaacaaaaatgcattaATATCCTCTTTACCCGGGTTCTAGGAGGCTCGAACCGTTGACACAAGTGTGTGAGACCGGAGCTCTATCGTCCAAGCTattggaaactttccttattaagaccactCAATAGCTCGCTCGATAGAGCTTCGACCTCACCAGCGTGGGGGGGGTCCgggattcgagtctcctagagcccaggtgaatagaATGTTTATTTCCCTGGACGTGTGAATGACAACGTATATGTATCAATAGAAAACGCACAAACGTGCTTGAAATTCAGTATCAAATATACAAATGTTTATCGGTACACTGACACGTTGAGAGCCTAACGCTA
The sequence above is drawn from the Procambarus clarkii isolate CNS0578487 chromosome 49, FALCON_Pclarkii_2.0, whole genome shotgun sequence genome and encodes:
- the prom gene encoding prominin-1-A isoform X2; protein product: MPLVGLLVCCCRLAGRCGASKTQHGRAECFHCRRRMLTVALSFISCAVLSGLVVVVVSNQRLGDALSQARHSINSNLRDLNTFLANTKMQLRFLVTDSLEQTVHAINTDLDDIEYLLGRPLQRELAGEAQIEAALDSLLHISSSFREIAGRMRSLENTRVLAAARSEELRDRLVELSADIQRFVSRCSVEDADLCNSLDHRGLDLAARFDSFSFSEQLRLLSVVERHNLTEMARQARYEFDNIPSFVKVVTRTTRDDAKRVMRAFRGGLYSKVNSLDDVAFDFEVRTKDLSWRVDEATAALLVHDHYRWYTGLGITVCLGLVWAVMTVGVCCGCCVHAQDQAPTDRSCVSNSAGQTFISSVFLIFVLSGLLWAVVAVVFVVAGHAHAFICRPLYDQPDFPILTQLLNHSEVLLGQGPLLASVLHPGRDIHLNIGQVLRRCKEGGAAYQVFQLRHYFDVERELDPHTTLDLRQTLANLRINLSQIEFLSLEAETHLNDFLRSVKIDLEPFRKEMEKPLVQKSLPALSDQMQNVAGQLRSVSASAELFRMVARTRNLITNTLYPLEKRKEEVSYQVATLDMEAMPLQRQINQSAGHLRTIQYFLHSHGSSLAAAKVRDYVERLLGYARQYTDHVRTSALHHVAPCTPVWNLFDSARGIACNGIIVPVNALWLATSWCLLLFLPSVCLSLALSRYYLRLHHHHHDDALPLESNGSPPESATNVPSGSSAAMWASKHSVPADRAPQYSLPSHRQNGDEVNEESDRNIVGERADIPLRRQRISRPSHAVEEALAGAQVVAWRDAWRAGGSFITLDMVARHVQRSLSWVRRHWNVNLDSIAISLSARADQRYPEQTPNTPHYSVYGNCCGKSDFL